In Terriglobus sp. TAA 43, a single window of DNA contains:
- a CDS encoding TonB-dependent receptor: MYFRSTRSLPGLASLVFLCSAPLFAQGTQATLDGQVTDSGGAALPGAKVVVLNVQTGVSSTTVTGEDGYYHVVALNPGQYSITVQQPSFTTSIRNGVQLAIAERAAIDFTLTPGNVSENVTVTASAAQLETETATQSTALGQEKLMALPTQGRNPISAIFSVPGVLVTSSDTRLRAFDIAGTSGISVNGSPNSTNEILVDGMSALQNGASASYIPTQEATSEVRVHTTNYDAAYGWSLGGITNILTKSGTNQFHGSAWEFLQNTVLNANTFNSNYTGQPRSSSHINIFGFNITGPILKNKLFAAYTFEDLRQSIPDPFVVSVPTDLQKVGDFSQTVDANGKLITIYDPFSTTTVNGVLTRTPVPGNNLKNLSRPMNPVALKVLSMVPSGNVKNAPITGLNNLTNGPGSRKFTDYFPENTVRVDYTMSDATRIFGRYSRNSLTEARGFRYSTTSALNIADTSTNNPFTRENHNGTVQLTRIVNPTTVATVRVGLERFKSASGGSQGVGTGPSALGFSSGFAGQAANIFPQFTWANYNGAGATPPNITTSYNYTIGASVAKTAGNNNMTAGIDMRLLRNNVQSPGNSSGKFVFDQQFTGSNPNAVNSTSGNAIASFLMGTPQSGSIDVNSFPTRQVKMFSLYFQDDVRVRKNLTLNVGLRWDYQGPLTDRFNGLATFNPSTPNPLAVPGQSLYGGLVFAGVNGQPRNVTNQKWGNLGPRFGATYQVDKNTVLRGGYGLLYGQVVNDPGEAPGFSYTTNMVTSVSAGVPANTLTDPFPNSSVQAPSYASNGLKTYLGQSFSYASQNAKPATVQQFSFGVQHQFPKDFLFTASYVGTRFGRLPVNHQINAVPLSAIGYGNAYLTASVANPFAGLLPGTALNGATVQRQQLLAPYPQFLVGTITGTSGITEQYIPIGTSSYNAAQFVLQKRLSYGLDFSVQYTMSKQLDQKLYSNPQDTQLQKVIAAWDIPRNMQISLLWQLPFGSNRAYGSHLVAPVRWAISGWDMGSLVRLQAGMPLDLTNSTNSVPIGNPALANPTLARWFNNCGSVNGTCQSGETAVWRVRQANELQTWKTRLSSVRLPGVHNIDISLTKNNKITEHVNAAFRADFINAFNSPQFFNGPISDVNNGNFGKIAGAMDQSNLPRFIQFSMKVEF, encoded by the coding sequence ATGTACTTTCGTTCTACACGGTCCCTCCCAGGGCTGGCATCTCTCGTATTTTTGTGCTCCGCTCCGCTGTTCGCGCAGGGCACACAGGCGACGCTGGATGGTCAGGTAACAGACAGCGGTGGCGCTGCGTTGCCGGGCGCCAAGGTCGTCGTCCTGAATGTCCAGACAGGTGTATCCTCGACGACGGTTACTGGTGAAGACGGCTACTATCACGTGGTCGCGTTGAACCCGGGACAATATTCCATCACCGTTCAGCAGCCCTCGTTCACCACGAGCATCCGCAATGGTGTGCAGCTTGCAATTGCTGAGCGTGCTGCCATCGATTTCACCCTTACTCCCGGTAACGTGAGCGAAAACGTCACCGTGACAGCGTCCGCTGCACAGCTTGAGACAGAGACTGCTACACAGTCCACAGCGCTGGGGCAGGAGAAGTTGATGGCTCTGCCAACGCAGGGTCGCAATCCTATTTCGGCGATCTTCTCCGTACCTGGCGTTCTGGTCACGTCATCCGATACACGTCTTCGTGCATTTGATATTGCAGGTACGTCGGGCATCTCCGTTAACGGATCACCCAATAGCACGAACGAAATTCTGGTGGATGGCATGAGCGCCCTCCAGAACGGTGCATCAGCCTCCTACATTCCAACGCAGGAAGCCACAAGCGAAGTGCGTGTGCACACCACGAACTACGACGCTGCATACGGATGGTCGCTTGGTGGTATTACCAACATCCTGACCAAGAGTGGTACGAACCAGTTCCATGGGTCTGCGTGGGAGTTCCTCCAGAACACGGTTCTCAACGCGAATACCTTCAATAGCAACTACACCGGACAACCGCGTTCTTCTTCGCACATCAACATCTTCGGCTTCAACATTACCGGGCCCATCCTGAAGAACAAGCTCTTTGCCGCGTATACGTTTGAAGATCTTCGGCAGAGCATCCCGGATCCGTTTGTTGTTTCCGTGCCGACCGATCTGCAGAAGGTCGGCGACTTCTCGCAGACGGTTGATGCAAACGGAAAATTGATAACGATCTATGATCCTTTCTCGACGACAACCGTAAATGGTGTGTTGACGCGTACTCCGGTTCCGGGAAACAACCTGAAGAACCTCAGCCGTCCGATGAATCCCGTTGCTCTGAAGGTCCTGTCGATGGTTCCTTCTGGCAATGTTAAAAATGCTCCTATTACCGGGCTGAATAACCTGACGAATGGCCCTGGCAGCCGTAAGTTTACTGACTACTTTCCGGAAAATACGGTGCGCGTGGACTACACCATGAGCGATGCGACGCGTATCTTCGGGCGCTATTCTCGTAACTCGCTCACGGAAGCACGTGGTTTCCGTTACTCGACAACTTCCGCTCTGAACATTGCGGATACGAGCACGAATAATCCGTTTACACGTGAAAACCACAACGGAACGGTACAGCTTACTCGGATCGTGAATCCAACGACCGTGGCTACCGTACGTGTCGGTCTTGAGCGTTTCAAGTCGGCAAGTGGTGGATCTCAAGGTGTGGGAACGGGACCCAGCGCACTCGGATTCTCGTCCGGCTTCGCTGGTCAAGCAGCAAACATCTTCCCGCAATTTACCTGGGCTAACTACAACGGTGCAGGCGCAACTCCGCCGAACATCACCACGAGCTACAACTACACGATTGGCGCTTCGGTAGCTAAGACCGCTGGCAATAACAATATGACAGCCGGCATTGATATGCGACTGCTGCGTAACAACGTGCAAAGCCCTGGTAATAGCTCTGGCAAGTTCGTTTTTGACCAGCAGTTCACTGGTTCGAATCCTAACGCTGTAAATTCCACATCGGGCAATGCGATTGCTTCGTTCCTGATGGGCACACCACAATCGGGCTCTATCGACGTGAACAGCTTCCCAACACGCCAGGTAAAGATGTTCTCGCTGTATTTCCAGGACGATGTGCGCGTCCGGAAGAATCTGACCCTGAATGTGGGACTGCGCTGGGATTATCAAGGACCACTTACCGACCGGTTCAACGGATTGGCAACCTTCAATCCGTCGACCCCAAATCCGTTGGCTGTTCCGGGACAATCGCTTTACGGCGGCCTGGTATTTGCCGGTGTCAATGGGCAACCGCGCAACGTTACGAATCAGAAGTGGGGTAACCTGGGACCGCGCTTCGGCGCTACCTATCAGGTTGATAAAAATACCGTGCTGCGTGGCGGCTATGGATTGCTTTATGGACAGGTTGTGAATGATCCAGGCGAAGCACCTGGCTTCAGCTACACGACCAACATGGTCACGTCGGTTTCGGCAGGTGTTCCGGCGAACACGCTGACCGATCCGTTCCCAAACAGCAGCGTTCAGGCACCTTCCTACGCATCCAACGGTCTGAAGACCTACTTGGGACAGAGCTTCTCGTATGCAAGCCAGAATGCGAAACCGGCCACGGTACAGCAGTTCTCCTTTGGCGTTCAACATCAGTTCCCCAAGGACTTTCTGTTCACCGCGTCGTATGTGGGAACGCGCTTCGGACGTCTGCCCGTTAACCATCAGATCAACGCAGTTCCTCTGAGCGCAATCGGTTATGGCAATGCTTACCTGACGGCAAGCGTCGCAAATCCATTTGCTGGTCTGCTTCCTGGAACGGCATTGAACGGTGCAACGGTTCAGCGGCAGCAGCTGTTGGCACCGTACCCGCAGTTCCTCGTGGGCACAATTACAGGCACCAGCGGTATCACAGAGCAGTACATTCCCATCGGAACTTCCAGCTACAACGCCGCTCAGTTTGTGCTGCAGAAGCGCCTGTCCTATGGCCTGGATTTCTCGGTGCAATACACCATGTCCAAGCAGCTGGATCAGAAGCTCTATTCGAACCCTCAGGACACGCAACTGCAGAAGGTGATTGCAGCGTGGGACATTCCGCGTAACATGCAGATCAGCCTTCTGTGGCAGTTACCCTTTGGCTCTAATCGCGCCTATGGATCGCATCTGGTAGCTCCGGTACGCTGGGCAATCAGCGGATGGGATATGGGATCGCTAGTACGTCTGCAGGCAGGTATGCCGCTTGATCTGACGAACAGCACGAACTCTGTGCCAATTGGCAATCCCGCTCTGGCGAATCCGACCCTGGCTCGTTGGTTCAATAATTGCGGGTCTGTAAACGGTACCTGCCAAAGCGGTGAAACGGCTGTGTGGCGCGTTCGTCAGGCGAATGAGTTGCAAACCTGGAAAACGCGTCTCTCCAGCGTTCGCCTGCCGGGCGTGCACAACATCGATATCTCACTCACGAAGAACAACAAAATCACCGAGCATGTGAATGCAGCCTTCCGTGCTGACTTCATCAACGCTTTCAACTCTCCACAGTTCTTTAACGGCCCAATCTCTGACGTGAACAACGGAAACTTTGGCAAGATTGCAGGTGCAATGGACCAGAGCAATCTGCCGCGGTTCATCCAGTTCTCGATGAAGGTCGAGTTCTAA
- a CDS encoding bifunctional heptose 7-phosphate kinase/heptose 1-phosphate adenyltransferase: MQKQHQQEAAKPVTKEGLRASEDVHQWFSSVLTRMESSSLAVFGDFCIDAYWDLHEGEEEYSLETGLKVRRVQRQRYSLGGAGNVVANLAALNVGHVQAIGISGTDPFGAVMHSMLTDYRNCSCDVIEDAAWQTMVYAKPCIGNLEEGRIDFGGFNESSESVTERLLERLESAAAKHDVVILNQQVETGVSSPKLIERLNDIIASSKKAVFLVDARHHLEKFSGALLKVNMGEAAKLLNEAPESLHEDERAIEFATRIYERTSKPTFITRGDKGIAVAADGRVSLIAGWPIESPIDTVGAGDTVVATIAAALATGATPLQAATLANLAATVTVKKLQTTGTASPAEILAAAGVRYP; the protein is encoded by the coding sequence GTGCAAAAACAACACCAACAAGAGGCCGCCAAGCCGGTCACGAAAGAGGGGCTACGCGCCTCCGAAGATGTTCATCAATGGTTCTCGTCTGTTCTGACTCGTATGGAGTCAAGCTCATTGGCGGTCTTTGGTGATTTTTGTATTGATGCCTATTGGGACCTGCATGAAGGCGAAGAGGAGTATTCGCTGGAGACAGGCCTGAAGGTGCGGCGCGTACAACGGCAGAGGTACTCACTCGGCGGCGCTGGCAATGTGGTTGCGAATCTGGCAGCGCTGAATGTAGGGCATGTTCAGGCTATCGGCATCAGTGGTACCGATCCATTCGGAGCAGTGATGCATAGCATGCTGACGGATTATCGCAATTGCAGTTGCGATGTCATCGAGGATGCCGCATGGCAAACCATGGTTTATGCCAAGCCATGCATCGGAAATCTGGAAGAAGGCCGGATCGACTTCGGTGGATTTAATGAATCGAGCGAATCCGTTACGGAACGTTTGCTGGAGCGATTGGAGAGCGCTGCAGCGAAGCACGATGTGGTGATTCTCAATCAGCAGGTAGAGACCGGTGTGTCCTCGCCAAAGCTGATTGAACGTTTGAACGACATCATTGCAAGTTCGAAGAAGGCTGTGTTCCTTGTGGACGCACGCCACCACCTGGAGAAATTCTCCGGTGCTCTTCTGAAGGTGAACATGGGCGAAGCAGCAAAGCTTCTCAATGAAGCTCCTGAATCGCTGCATGAAGATGAACGAGCCATCGAGTTTGCAACACGTATCTACGAACGCACTTCCAAGCCGACCTTTATTACACGCGGTGACAAGGGAATCGCCGTGGCGGCCGATGGAAGAGTTTCGTTGATCGCAGGATGGCCTATTGAAAGCCCGATCGACACAGTAGGCGCAGGAGACACCGTGGTTGCAACGATTGCTGCCGCCCTGGCGACAGGGGCAACACCGTTGCAGGCTGCCACGCTGGCAAACCTTGCGGCTACCGTGACCGTGAAAAAGCTTCAAACGACCGGCACCGCGTCGCCGGCCGAAATTCTGGCAGCAGCGGGAGTGCGATACCCGTAA
- a CDS encoding trimeric intracellular cation channel family protein produces the protein MRVRDHLLLFLDLIGTALFAAEGATTGVHVRLDLLGVLVVAFLTALGGGIVRDLLLGATPPNAMRDWRYVATALVAGLIVFTLRTSIAASGEGWVQVLDAAGLSLFAVAGATKAIEYGIHPLMATMLGGLTAVGGGTLRDVLINQIPNVLKADVYAAAALLGAAVTVTLRKSGIKPPMADLAGIVCCFVTRMAAVHFHWNLPIAG, from the coding sequence ATGCGTGTGCGCGACCACCTTTTGCTGTTTCTTGACCTGATCGGCACCGCTCTTTTCGCCGCCGAAGGAGCCACCACTGGCGTACATGTTCGGCTGGATCTCCTTGGGGTTCTGGTGGTTGCGTTTCTTACGGCATTGGGCGGCGGTATTGTGCGCGACCTTTTGCTGGGCGCGACGCCTCCGAATGCCATGCGCGACTGGCGCTATGTGGCCACCGCTCTGGTTGCGGGATTGATCGTCTTCACATTGCGCACATCCATAGCCGCCAGCGGCGAGGGCTGGGTGCAGGTTCTGGATGCGGCGGGTCTAAGTCTTTTTGCGGTAGCCGGTGCCACCAAGGCGATTGAATACGGTATTCATCCACTGATGGCAACGATGCTGGGTGGACTGACGGCGGTTGGTGGTGGCACTCTTCGCGACGTCTTGATCAATCAGATTCCGAATGTGTTGAAGGCGGATGTTTATGCGGCTGCGGCTCTTCTTGGAGCTGCCGTTACCGTCACTCTGCGGAAGTCTGGCATTAAGCCGCCGATGGCGGATTTGGCAGGGATTGTCTGCTGCTTTGTGACGCGCATGGCGGCGGTGCATTTCCACTGGAACCTGCCCATCGCCGGTTGA
- the rlmB gene encoding 23S rRNA (guanosine(2251)-2'-O)-methyltransferase RlmB — protein MEILFGLHPVTEAVRVRPKDLDHITVLSGPANPRVAALLDLCRAARVRVSHGSREELQRMSRSENHGGAVAFLKERKLLTIEDLIYSGSEAKRFFLALDGVEDPHNMGALLRTADGAGVDGVLLPERRSAPLSGAAAKASAGATEHVRVAKVTNLVRSLEDLKKQNIWIVGLDERGTMDYDQFDFNADICLVMGREGAGLHDLTKRTCDFLLRIPMAGAVPSLNVSVAGAVVMYEAARQRRVKQRPAAEPPAKASKPRKGLGS, from the coding sequence ATGGAGATTCTCTTCGGGCTCCATCCCGTCACCGAAGCCGTCCGTGTACGGCCCAAAGACCTGGACCATATCACCGTCCTTTCCGGCCCCGCCAATCCGCGTGTGGCCGCCCTGCTCGACCTGTGCCGTGCGGCGCGCGTCCGCGTGAGCCATGGCAGCCGGGAAGAGCTGCAGCGCATGAGCCGGAGTGAAAACCACGGTGGTGCGGTGGCATTCCTTAAAGAACGCAAGTTGCTGACGATTGAAGACTTAATTTATTCGGGTAGCGAAGCGAAGCGGTTCTTTCTGGCCCTGGATGGAGTGGAAGACCCTCACAACATGGGTGCCCTTCTGCGTACGGCGGATGGTGCTGGCGTGGACGGCGTATTGCTGCCCGAGCGCCGGTCGGCTCCCCTGAGTGGGGCTGCGGCGAAGGCGTCTGCCGGGGCAACCGAGCATGTTCGCGTGGCTAAAGTTACGAATCTGGTGCGATCGCTCGAGGACCTGAAGAAGCAGAACATCTGGATTGTCGGGCTCGACGAGCGCGGCACCATGGACTACGACCAGTTCGACTTCAACGCCGACATCTGCCTGGTGATGGGGCGCGAGGGTGCGGGCCTGCACGACCTTACGAAGCGCACTTGCGATTTCCTCCTGCGTATCCCGATGGCGGGTGCTGTGCCGTCGCTGAATGTGTCGGTTGCGGGGGCGGTCGTGATGTATGAGGCCGCGCGGCAGCGTCGGGTCAAGCAGCGTCCTGCTGCCGAACCGCCCGCGAAGGCGTCCAAGCCACGGAAGGGTCTCGGCTCGTAG
- a CDS encoding RNA polymerase sigma factor, which produces MLKENSFGSRVFSEQPRVNNDVQGALSITAAMLEASEQENAAIAYGLKQQDPELLDRLIDTYQHRLMRYLTFLTGKRETAEDLFQETWMRVLMRGAQYNGKARFDTWLFTIARNLAIDLSRKRTMASLDELQDPGNDERPFEIAIDGPSPFEQFCSREDAAEVSAVLLDLHASYREVLVLRFHEEMALEEIAAVTKSPLSTVKSRLYRGLAALKPQIEKLRRERNLVPRTAAQGGLS; this is translated from the coding sequence ATGCTGAAAGAAAATTCTTTCGGGAGCCGCGTCTTTTCCGAGCAACCCCGCGTCAACAATGATGTGCAGGGTGCTTTGTCCATTACGGCGGCAATGCTGGAAGCCAGCGAGCAGGAAAACGCTGCGATTGCGTACGGCCTGAAGCAGCAGGATCCTGAGTTGCTGGATCGCCTGATCGACACCTATCAGCACCGCCTGATGCGTTACCTGACCTTCCTCACCGGCAAGCGTGAAACCGCTGAAGACCTGTTCCAGGAGACCTGGATGCGCGTGCTAATGCGCGGCGCACAGTACAACGGCAAGGCCCGCTTTGATACGTGGTTGTTCACCATCGCCCGCAACCTTGCCATTGACCTTTCGCGTAAACGCACAATGGCATCGCTGGATGAACTGCAGGACCCGGGCAATGACGAGCGCCCCTTTGAGATTGCGATTGACGGACCTTCGCCGTTTGAGCAGTTTTGCTCCCGTGAAGATGCCGCAGAAGTAAGCGCCGTGCTGCTGGACCTGCACGCGTCCTACCGCGAAGTGCTGGTTCTGCGCTTCCATGAGGAAATGGCGCTGGAAGAGATTGCAGCTGTCACGAAGTCCCCGCTTTCCACGGTGAAGTCGCGTTTGTATCGCGGCCTTGCTGCGTTAAAGCCGCAGATTGAGAAGCTCCGTCGTGAGCGGAACCTCGTCCCAAGGACGGCCGCTCAGGGAGGGCTCTCTTGA
- a CDS encoding zinc ribbon domain-containing protein: MVWKTERSQRPDVEQSDDELKMIPLWSVILSVMVFAGIQMLSYGYFGGPPPGGPRHGNPIMHAIGSYSWGAALASYVLLIGYISRDVKRRNMRPALWMLIVLVMPGGIGAIVYFLLRQPILSRCPSCRTEVASDFHFCPQCQFQMKPVCGQCFRGVHITDVYCTNCGHDLAEDAMPARLRSYSD, from the coding sequence ATGGTGTGGAAGACGGAACGTAGCCAGCGACCGGACGTGGAACAGAGCGACGACGAGCTGAAAATGATTCCGCTCTGGTCGGTCATCCTGTCCGTCATGGTGTTCGCCGGTATCCAGATGCTCAGCTATGGATATTTTGGTGGCCCCCCTCCCGGTGGACCCCGCCATGGCAATCCCATCATGCATGCCATTGGCAGCTATAGCTGGGGAGCCGCTCTGGCCAGCTATGTTCTGCTGATTGGTTACATCAGCCGCGATGTGAAGCGTCGCAATATGCGTCCCGCATTGTGGATGCTGATTGTGCTGGTCATGCCCGGCGGCATCGGCGCCATCGTTTACTTCCTGTTGCGCCAGCCCATTCTGAGCCGCTGCCCCTCATGCCGCACAGAAGTCGCCAGCGACTTCCACTTCTGCCCGCAGTGCCAGTTCCAGATGAAGCCGGTCTGCGGTCAGTGCTTCCGCGGCGTGCACATCACCGATGTGTACTGCACCAACTGTGGCCATGACCTTGCAGAAGACGCCATGCCCGCACGGCTGCGCTCCTACAGCGACTAA